The following proteins are co-located in the Tripterygium wilfordii isolate XIE 37 chromosome 2, ASM1340144v1, whole genome shotgun sequence genome:
- the LOC120011741 gene encoding ubiquitin-activating enzyme E1 1-like isoform X1: MITFEKFGVTLGLGLGLGFIMAMVPIFLGNSYLNTCVVLVISMGFCGVLGSLLHFMLPKKRAVEEVVVEEGASKKKDNSESNNIKIRCIATTANSSSSGSIIVNNNNHHSSSTSSSGTIEPSIMAPGGLNHQDIDEDLHSRQLAVYGRETMRRLFASNILVSGMQGLGAEIAKNLILAGVKSVTLHDEGDVELWDLSSNFVFSENDVGKNRALASVQELQELNNAVAISTLTTKLTKEQLSDFQAVVFTDISLAKAIEFNDYCHNHLPPISFIKAEVRGLFGSVFCDFGPDFTVLDVDGEEPHTGIIASISNDNPALVSCVDDERLEFQDGDLVVFSEVQGMTELNDGKPRRIKSARPYSFVLEDDTTNFGRYKKGGIVTQAKQPKVLNFKPLREALKDPGDFLLSDFSKFDRPPLLHTAFQALDKFVSEMGRFPVAGSEEDAQKFISLVSNTNESLGDGKVEDINPTLLRHFVFGARAVLNPMAAMFGGIVGQEVVKACSGKFHPLYQFFYFDSAESLPTETVDASDFKPLNSRYDAQISVFGSKLQKKLEDAKVFIVGSGALGCELLKNVALMGVSCGKQGKLAVTDDDVIEKSNLSRQFLFRDWNIGQAKSTVAASAAASINPCLNIEALQNRVGPETENVFDDSFWESLSVAINALDNINARLYVDQRCLYFQKPLLESGTLGAKCNTQMVIPHLTENYGASRDPPEKQAPMCTLHSFPHNIDHCLTWARSEFEGLFEKTPTEVNAFLSNPAEYNAAMINAGDAQARDTLERVLECLDEERCLTFQDCIAWARLRFEDYYARLVKQLIYTFPEDAATSNGALFWSAPKRFPRPLHFSTSDPSHLHFVMAASILCAEIFGIPVPDWVKHPKMLADAIEKVIVPEFQPKKDAKIVTDETATSISTSSVDDAAVIQALITRLEECRKTLPAGFKLKPIQFEKDDDTNFHMDVIAGLANMRARNYSIPEVDKLKAKFIAGRIIPAIATSTAMATGLVCLELYKVLDGGHKLEDYRNTFANLALPLFSMAEPVPPKVIKHRDMSWTVWDRWIIRDNPTLRGLIQWLKDKGLNAYSISCGSSLLYNSMFLRHKERMDRKVVDLAVEVAKVELPPYRQHFDVVVACEDDEDNDIDIPLISIYFR, from the exons ATGATCACGTTTGAGAAATTTGGAGTAACGTTAGGATTAGGGTTAGGGTTGGGGTTTATTATGGCTATGGTACCGATCTTTCTTGGTAACAGTTATCTGAACACTTGTGTCGTTTTGGTCATATCTATGGGGTTTTGTGGCGTTTTGGGCAGCTTACTGCACTTTATGCTTCCAAAAAAGCGAGCTGTTGAAGAGGTAGTTGTAGAAGAAGGCGCCAGCAAGAAGAAGGACAACAGCGAAAGCAACAACATCAAGATCCGTTGCATTGCAACCACTGCAAACAGCAGCAGTTCCGGTAGCATAATCGTAAACAACAACAACCACCACAGCAGCTCTACTAGCAGTAGCGGCACTATTGAGCCTTCCATCATGGCCCCAGGCGGTTTGAACCACCAGGACATCGATGAGGATTTGCACAGTCGGCAGCTGGCTGTGTATGGGCGTGAGACTATGCGAAGGCTTTTTGCCTCAAATATCCTCGTATCCGGGATGCAGGGGCTCGGCGCTGAGATAG CAAAGAATCTCATTCTTGCTGGTGTGAAGTCTGTGACCTTACATGATGAAGGGGATGTGGAATTATGGGACTTGTCTAGTAATTTTGTTTTCTCAGAGAATGATGTTGGTAAGAATCGAGCGCTTGCTTCTGTTCAGGAATTGCAAGAACTTAACAATGCAGTGGCAATTTCTACATTGACAACAAAGTTAACAAAAGAACAActttctgattttcag GCTGTTGTATTTACTGATATTAGTCTTGCGAAAGCTATCGAGTTCAATGACTACTGCCACAATCACCTTCCTCCAATCTCTTTTATCAAGGCTGAAGTTAGAGGTCTTTTTGGTTCTGTGTTTTGTGACTTTGGGCCTGATTTCACAGTTTTGGATGTTGATGGAGAGGAACCTCACACTGGTATCATTGCTTCCATTAGCAATGACAATCCTGCTCTAGTTTCATGTGTGGATGATGAAAGGCTTGAGTTTCAAGATGGGGATCTTGTTGTGTTCTCCGAAGTTCAAGGAATGACTGAATTGAATGATGGGAAACCAAGGAGGATTAAAAGTGCCAGGCCATATTCATTTGTTCTTGAGGACGACACCACAAATTTTGGGCGATATAAGAAAGGCGGTATTGTCACACAGGCGAAACAGCCAAAGGTTTTGAACTTCAAGCCGTTGAGAGAAGCGCTTAAAGATCCTGGTGATTTCCTTTTGAGTGATTTCTCAAAGTTTGATCGCCCGCCTCTTCTGCACACAGCATTCCAAGCTTTGGATAAGTTTGTGTCTGAGATGGGTCGGTTCCCTGTTGCTGGTTCAGAGGAAGATGCTCAGAAATTTATCTCTCTGGTTAGCAATACCAATGAGAGTTTGGGAGATGGGAAAGTAGAAGATATCAACCCTACACTTCTACGACATTTCGTATTTGGTGCTAGGGCTGTACTGAATCCCATGGCTGCTATGTTTGGTGGTATTGTTGGGCAAGAAGTTGTCAAAGCATGCTCTGGAAAGTTTCATCCTCTTTATCAG TTCTTTTATTTTGATTCGGCGGAGTCTCTTCCTACAGAAACTGTGGATGCCAGTGATTTTAAGCCATTGAACAGTCGTTATGATGCACAAATTTCAGTGTTTGGGTCAAAGCTTCAGAAGAAACTAGAGGATGCTAAGGTATTCATAGTAGGATCGGGTGCACTGGGATGTGAGCTACTGAAGAATGTAGCACTTATGGGAGTTTCATGTGGCAAACAAGGAAAACTGGCAGTCACTGACGATGATGTCATTGAGAAAAGTAATCTCAGTCGGCAGTTTCTTTTCCGTGATTGGAACATTGGTCAGGCCAAGTCCACTGTTGCTGCTTCTGCTGCTGCATCAATAAACCCTTGTCTTAATATTGAAGCCTTACAGAATCGTGTGGGTCCTGAAACTGAAAATGTATTCGACGATAGCTTTTGGGAGAGCTTAAGTGTGGCTATTAATGCATTGGACAACATAAATGCAAGATTGTATGTTGACCAGAGGTGTTTGTACTTTCAGAAACCACTTCTCGAGTCAGGTACACTCGGTGCCAAATGCAACACACAGATGGTTATCCCTCACCTTACAGAAAACTATGGTGCTTCCAGAGACCCTCCTGAGAAACAAGCACCGATGTGCACTTTGCACTCTTTCCCACATAACATTGATCACTGCTTGACATGGGCTCGATCTGAATTCGAGGGTTTGTTTGAGAAAACTCCTACTGAGGTGAATGCCTTTCTGTCTAACCCAGCTGAGTACAATGCTGCAATGATAAATGCTGGTGATGCTCAGGCAAGGGACACCTTGGAGCGTGTTCTTGAGTGCCTGGACGAAGAAAGATGTCTGACATTCCAAGATTGCATTGCATGGGCTCGTCTAAG ATTTGAAGATTATTATGCACGTCTTGTAAAGCAGTTGATTTATACATTTCCTGAAGATGCTGCGACCAGCAATGGGGCTCTGTTCTGGTCAGCCCCAAAGCGATTTCCTCGTCCACTTCACTTCTCAACTTCTGATCCCAGTCATCTCCATTTTGTAATGGCAGCATCCATACTGTGTGCAGAGATATTTGGCATCCCAGTTCCTGACTGGGTCAAGCATCCAAAGATGTTGGCTGATGCTATTGAGAAAGTCATAGTCCCAGAATTTCAGCCAAAGAAAGATGCCAAGATTGTGACTGATGAGACAGCTACTAGTATCTCAACTTCTTCTGTGGATGATGCAGCAGTTATTCAAGCATTGATCACCAGGCTGGAGGAGTGTAGAAAGACCCTGCCAGCAGGGTTTAAGTTGAAACCAATTCAGTTTGAGAAG GATGATGATACGAATTTCCATATGGATGTGATTGCTGGGCTTGCCAACATGAGGGCAAGGAACTACAGCATTCCTGAAGTTGACAAGCTGAAGGCCAAGTTCATTGCTGGAAGGATCATCCCTGCGATTGCAACATCCACGGCTATGGCGACAGGTCTTGTGTGCCTGGAGTTGTATAAGGTTCTGGATGGTGGGCATAAGCTGGAGGATTATCGAAACACATTTGCCAATCTAGCTCTGCCGCTGTTTTCCATGGCGGAGCCCGTCCCACCAAAGGTGATCAAACATCGTGACATGAGCTGGACTGTTTGGGACAGGTGGATTATACGAGATAATCCCACTTTGAGGGGACTTATCCAATGGCTGAAGGATAAGGGGTTGAATGCCTATAGCATCTCTTGCGGAAGTTCCTTGCTCTATAATAGTATGTTCCTGCGGCACAAGGAACGAATGGACAGGAAGGTGGTGGATCTGGCTGTGGAAGTGGCTAAGGTTGAGTTGCCTCCATATCGTCAGCACTTTGATGTTGTCGTTGCATGTGAGGATGACGAAGATAATGATATTGACATCCCTCTGATATCCATTTACTTCCgttga
- the LOC120011741 gene encoding ubiquitin-activating enzyme E1 1-like isoform X2 gives MLPKKRAVEEVVVEEGASKKKDNSESNNIKIRCIATTANSSSSGSIIVNNNNHHSSSTSSSGTIEPSIMAPGGLNHQDIDEDLHSRQLAVYGRETMRRLFASNILVSGMQGLGAEIAKNLILAGVKSVTLHDEGDVELWDLSSNFVFSENDVGKNRALASVQELQELNNAVAISTLTTKLTKEQLSDFQAVVFTDISLAKAIEFNDYCHNHLPPISFIKAEVRGLFGSVFCDFGPDFTVLDVDGEEPHTGIIASISNDNPALVSCVDDERLEFQDGDLVVFSEVQGMTELNDGKPRRIKSARPYSFVLEDDTTNFGRYKKGGIVTQAKQPKVLNFKPLREALKDPGDFLLSDFSKFDRPPLLHTAFQALDKFVSEMGRFPVAGSEEDAQKFISLVSNTNESLGDGKVEDINPTLLRHFVFGARAVLNPMAAMFGGIVGQEVVKACSGKFHPLYQFFYFDSAESLPTETVDASDFKPLNSRYDAQISVFGSKLQKKLEDAKVFIVGSGALGCELLKNVALMGVSCGKQGKLAVTDDDVIEKSNLSRQFLFRDWNIGQAKSTVAASAAASINPCLNIEALQNRVGPETENVFDDSFWESLSVAINALDNINARLYVDQRCLYFQKPLLESGTLGAKCNTQMVIPHLTENYGASRDPPEKQAPMCTLHSFPHNIDHCLTWARSEFEGLFEKTPTEVNAFLSNPAEYNAAMINAGDAQARDTLERVLECLDEERCLTFQDCIAWARLRFEDYYARLVKQLIYTFPEDAATSNGALFWSAPKRFPRPLHFSTSDPSHLHFVMAASILCAEIFGIPVPDWVKHPKMLADAIEKVIVPEFQPKKDAKIVTDETATSISTSSVDDAAVIQALITRLEECRKTLPAGFKLKPIQFEKDDDTNFHMDVIAGLANMRARNYSIPEVDKLKAKFIAGRIIPAIATSTAMATGLVCLELYKVLDGGHKLEDYRNTFANLALPLFSMAEPVPPKVIKHRDMSWTVWDRWIIRDNPTLRGLIQWLKDKGLNAYSISCGSSLLYNSMFLRHKERMDRKVVDLAVEVAKVELPPYRQHFDVVVACEDDEDNDIDIPLISIYFR, from the exons ATGCTTCCAAAAAAGCGAGCTGTTGAAGAGGTAGTTGTAGAAGAAGGCGCCAGCAAGAAGAAGGACAACAGCGAAAGCAACAACATCAAGATCCGTTGCATTGCAACCACTGCAAACAGCAGCAGTTCCGGTAGCATAATCGTAAACAACAACAACCACCACAGCAGCTCTACTAGCAGTAGCGGCACTATTGAGCCTTCCATCATGGCCCCAGGCGGTTTGAACCACCAGGACATCGATGAGGATTTGCACAGTCGGCAGCTGGCTGTGTATGGGCGTGAGACTATGCGAAGGCTTTTTGCCTCAAATATCCTCGTATCCGGGATGCAGGGGCTCGGCGCTGAGATAG CAAAGAATCTCATTCTTGCTGGTGTGAAGTCTGTGACCTTACATGATGAAGGGGATGTGGAATTATGGGACTTGTCTAGTAATTTTGTTTTCTCAGAGAATGATGTTGGTAAGAATCGAGCGCTTGCTTCTGTTCAGGAATTGCAAGAACTTAACAATGCAGTGGCAATTTCTACATTGACAACAAAGTTAACAAAAGAACAActttctgattttcag GCTGTTGTATTTACTGATATTAGTCTTGCGAAAGCTATCGAGTTCAATGACTACTGCCACAATCACCTTCCTCCAATCTCTTTTATCAAGGCTGAAGTTAGAGGTCTTTTTGGTTCTGTGTTTTGTGACTTTGGGCCTGATTTCACAGTTTTGGATGTTGATGGAGAGGAACCTCACACTGGTATCATTGCTTCCATTAGCAATGACAATCCTGCTCTAGTTTCATGTGTGGATGATGAAAGGCTTGAGTTTCAAGATGGGGATCTTGTTGTGTTCTCCGAAGTTCAAGGAATGACTGAATTGAATGATGGGAAACCAAGGAGGATTAAAAGTGCCAGGCCATATTCATTTGTTCTTGAGGACGACACCACAAATTTTGGGCGATATAAGAAAGGCGGTATTGTCACACAGGCGAAACAGCCAAAGGTTTTGAACTTCAAGCCGTTGAGAGAAGCGCTTAAAGATCCTGGTGATTTCCTTTTGAGTGATTTCTCAAAGTTTGATCGCCCGCCTCTTCTGCACACAGCATTCCAAGCTTTGGATAAGTTTGTGTCTGAGATGGGTCGGTTCCCTGTTGCTGGTTCAGAGGAAGATGCTCAGAAATTTATCTCTCTGGTTAGCAATACCAATGAGAGTTTGGGAGATGGGAAAGTAGAAGATATCAACCCTACACTTCTACGACATTTCGTATTTGGTGCTAGGGCTGTACTGAATCCCATGGCTGCTATGTTTGGTGGTATTGTTGGGCAAGAAGTTGTCAAAGCATGCTCTGGAAAGTTTCATCCTCTTTATCAG TTCTTTTATTTTGATTCGGCGGAGTCTCTTCCTACAGAAACTGTGGATGCCAGTGATTTTAAGCCATTGAACAGTCGTTATGATGCACAAATTTCAGTGTTTGGGTCAAAGCTTCAGAAGAAACTAGAGGATGCTAAGGTATTCATAGTAGGATCGGGTGCACTGGGATGTGAGCTACTGAAGAATGTAGCACTTATGGGAGTTTCATGTGGCAAACAAGGAAAACTGGCAGTCACTGACGATGATGTCATTGAGAAAAGTAATCTCAGTCGGCAGTTTCTTTTCCGTGATTGGAACATTGGTCAGGCCAAGTCCACTGTTGCTGCTTCTGCTGCTGCATCAATAAACCCTTGTCTTAATATTGAAGCCTTACAGAATCGTGTGGGTCCTGAAACTGAAAATGTATTCGACGATAGCTTTTGGGAGAGCTTAAGTGTGGCTATTAATGCATTGGACAACATAAATGCAAGATTGTATGTTGACCAGAGGTGTTTGTACTTTCAGAAACCACTTCTCGAGTCAGGTACACTCGGTGCCAAATGCAACACACAGATGGTTATCCCTCACCTTACAGAAAACTATGGTGCTTCCAGAGACCCTCCTGAGAAACAAGCACCGATGTGCACTTTGCACTCTTTCCCACATAACATTGATCACTGCTTGACATGGGCTCGATCTGAATTCGAGGGTTTGTTTGAGAAAACTCCTACTGAGGTGAATGCCTTTCTGTCTAACCCAGCTGAGTACAATGCTGCAATGATAAATGCTGGTGATGCTCAGGCAAGGGACACCTTGGAGCGTGTTCTTGAGTGCCTGGACGAAGAAAGATGTCTGACATTCCAAGATTGCATTGCATGGGCTCGTCTAAG ATTTGAAGATTATTATGCACGTCTTGTAAAGCAGTTGATTTATACATTTCCTGAAGATGCTGCGACCAGCAATGGGGCTCTGTTCTGGTCAGCCCCAAAGCGATTTCCTCGTCCACTTCACTTCTCAACTTCTGATCCCAGTCATCTCCATTTTGTAATGGCAGCATCCATACTGTGTGCAGAGATATTTGGCATCCCAGTTCCTGACTGGGTCAAGCATCCAAAGATGTTGGCTGATGCTATTGAGAAAGTCATAGTCCCAGAATTTCAGCCAAAGAAAGATGCCAAGATTGTGACTGATGAGACAGCTACTAGTATCTCAACTTCTTCTGTGGATGATGCAGCAGTTATTCAAGCATTGATCACCAGGCTGGAGGAGTGTAGAAAGACCCTGCCAGCAGGGTTTAAGTTGAAACCAATTCAGTTTGAGAAG GATGATGATACGAATTTCCATATGGATGTGATTGCTGGGCTTGCCAACATGAGGGCAAGGAACTACAGCATTCCTGAAGTTGACAAGCTGAAGGCCAAGTTCATTGCTGGAAGGATCATCCCTGCGATTGCAACATCCACGGCTATGGCGACAGGTCTTGTGTGCCTGGAGTTGTATAAGGTTCTGGATGGTGGGCATAAGCTGGAGGATTATCGAAACACATTTGCCAATCTAGCTCTGCCGCTGTTTTCCATGGCGGAGCCCGTCCCACCAAAGGTGATCAAACATCGTGACATGAGCTGGACTGTTTGGGACAGGTGGATTATACGAGATAATCCCACTTTGAGGGGACTTATCCAATGGCTGAAGGATAAGGGGTTGAATGCCTATAGCATCTCTTGCGGAAGTTCCTTGCTCTATAATAGTATGTTCCTGCGGCACAAGGAACGAATGGACAGGAAGGTGGTGGATCTGGCTGTGGAAGTGGCTAAGGTTGAGTTGCCTCCATATCGTCAGCACTTTGATGTTGTCGTTGCATGTGAGGATGACGAAGATAATGATATTGACATCCCTCTGATATCCATTTACTTCCgttga